The genomic window ATGCTCATCCCACCGAACTGTTCCCGGTGGTCGGCGACATGCGTGTGCAGAAGTGTGGTGGGGGACAGACGCGCGGCGTCCAGGACCTTGGTCACGGCGAGCGCCGCCGGATCGAGGTCCGGGTCGCGGAAGCCGGCGGTGGAGTCGGGGGTGTAGTTGGATCCACCGCTGATGACCAGGGTCAGGTCGGCGCACCGGGTGAAGTCGATGCGCGAGCCGCTGGTGGTGACCGAACCGCTCCTGCTGCGTGCGGTGACGGCGGCGCCGTAGCGCAGCCCGTTCGCGAACTGTGCGCCGAAGAACAGGCTGTCCTTCTTCGCGTCCGCAGATGTCTTCTCGCCGTGCGTGCCGTCGAGCGAGATCATTCCGGTGTAGTGGCCGCCGCCGCGCTGCGAGAAGTGGACGACGATCACATCGTCGGGGTGGCTGGCGAAGACGCGGCGCTCGTAGGTGACGCCCGACCTGGTGTATCCGGAGAGGACCAGTCCCTGCTCGACGTCCAGCTCACGGCGGAAGCCGTTGACCGATCCGAGATCATGGTCAGGGATCTCGACCGTCACATGTGCCAGCTGGGTGAGGCTGCCGAAGTCGGCGCGTCCGTAGGGGAACTGACCGTCCGACTCCAGCTTGTCGTTGATCCCGCCGGTCCACAGTGTGGCGTCGGAGACGAAGAGGAGTTCATGGCCGGGGTCGTTGCCGACGAGCGCGCCGAGCCGGCCGTTGCCGACGGGCAGGGCCCGCTCGAGCATCGTCGTCCCACCCGCCGGGGCGCGGTACCACATCCGGGTCGTGGAGCCCTCGCCGTCGGCGAGCATGGGGGAGACCGCCGGGCGCTGCGGGGGAGCGGTCACCGCGAACGCGGGCAGGCCGCCGAGCGCGGTGAGCGCGCCGACGCCGGCGGCGAGGGAGAGCACACGGCGCCGGGTGGGGTCCGGGCCGTCGCCGGGACCGGTCTGCACGGGTCTGTTCTGCTGCTGGTCGTACACGGGGAAACTCCATTCCTGCGGACATGCGGGTACGCGGACGGGAGGGCGCGGAGACGAGGAAGGCGTGGAATGAGGGGCACGGAGTGGTGCGGCCGGTGCCGGCGGCATGCGGACGCGTGGCCCGCTCCGGAGCCACTGCGGCAAAGCGGCCCCGACCGGTTGGGAGTGTGCGGTGCGCCGGGGCACGGACGGAAGAGGGTGCCGTGTGGCGTACCGGCAGGCGAACGGCTCCGTCGTGCCGGACCGGGCCGGAGAACGCGCCGTGGTACCGGAACCTGGCGGAAGCAGGGGCCGGGGGCGCGCCGCGATCGGTGCGCCCCCGGGACGTGCTCGTACGCGGCGGGGTCAGACGCGCGGCACGTCGATCTTGTCGATGTCGGGCGCGTACCCGTCGCCGCTGTCGAAGGTGAGGGTGTTGCTGCCCGCCTTCAGTGTGACCGGCACGCTGATCGAGTCGACCGCCGACCAGCCACCGGTGGCGGGGAAGGCGGTGGCGACGGGCGCCTTGCCGTTGGCGGAGACACCGACCGACCGCGGGTCGCCCGAGGTGTAGGCGACCTTGACCAGGTAACGGCCCGCCTTGGCGACGACGACATCGGTGAACTGCACCGCGCCGCCGACGTAGAGGTTGCCGACCTTCTTGCCGCCCGAGCACTCGTCACAGCCGGCGACCGACGCGTTGCCGGACAGCACGTTGGCCGGGGACTCGGCCTCGTACGCCGTGGTCCGGAGGCCGGGGACCTGCGGGGTCACGGTGAACAGCCGTGAGCCGTGCGCGGGGACGGCCTGGGTGATGCCGTCCTTGTAGCGGCCGAGGGACTCGCGGTTCCACACGTCACGCACGGAGGCCTGTCCCGTGAAGCCGAGAGCCTGCCAGTCCGCGGTCACCGGCGAAGGCGAGTCACCCTGGTTGAACAGCGCGACGGTGTAGCTGCCGTCCGGGTTCTGGGAGGCCCAGACCTGCTCGTCGCCCACCGAGGTCACCGGCTTCGCGGGCCGGCCCGGCTGCTGGTTGATCGCCAGCACGTCGCGGTTGGTCATCAGCGACAGACCGTAGTCGTCCAGCTTGGTCAGGTCGTCGCCGCTGTACAGAGGGGACTTGGCGATCGCCCAGAGCGTCATGTAGCTCTGACGCTCCGCCTTGGTCAGACCGCTCATGGCCGCGTTGCCGACGTTGATCGAGTCCAGGTCGTTCCAGCCACCGGGACCGGCGTACCGGGTCCACCCGGGCGTGTCACGCCAGCGGTCCTCGACCGAGTTCTCCCACGACACCAGCGTGTTGCAGTAGCACTCGACGTCCGTGTCGACACGCCACCCGTTGGACGTGGCCTGCCAGTCCTTGGCGTGGCCGATGT from Streptomyces sp. NBC_01341 includes these protein-coding regions:
- a CDS encoding alpha-galactosidase D; its protein translation is MRPSTRTAARTVRAALVLAVTAGLAVAAPASAQGRAETDSQVPAVKEAATGTTATAEKPFMGWSSWSLQTTSYPGVNTKGSYSYLTEENVNKQTDALASKLKKFGYEYVNIDAGWWRGWDWAPEFDEYGRQKADTERFPSGMKAVADRIHGKGLKAGIYLPVGLEKEGYGEGKLRIWNTDDCTTGDIVYSDLRTTNGWDSSYKIDFSKPCAQKYVDSQAQLIADWGYDFLKLDGVGPGSFKSGDNYDNRADVAAWQKAIKGAGRPVHLEISWSLDIGHAKDWQATSNGWRVDTDVECYCNTLVSWENSVEDRWRDTPGWTRYAGPGGWNDLDSINVGNAAMSGLTKAERQSYMTLWAIAKSPLYSGDDLTKLDDYGLSLMTNRDVLAINQQPGRPAKPVTSVGDEQVWASQNPDGSYTVALFNQGDSPSPVTADWQALGFTGQASVRDVWNRESLGRYKDGITQAVPAHGSRLFTVTPQVPGLRTTAYEAESPANVLSGNASVAGCDECSGGKKVGNLYVGGAVQFTDVVVAKAGRYLVKVAYTSGDPRSVGVSANGKAPVATAFPATGGWSAVDSISVPVTLKAGSNTLTFDSGDGYAPDIDKIDVPRV